One stretch of Deinobacterium chartae DNA includes these proteins:
- a CDS encoding DUF4258 domain-containing protein translates to MRRHATNAALNSDRDATLEVDTREFVLQRAHQQLRDVLWEGRYAVKSHAQQHARAEGFSEVDIVRVLETGKIRAVYPQDRRWLVMGYFTVGTLELPLQVVVDFDPKHFWIDVVTAFIPKNPHKIMSRGRIALMLRFDQTDVQAKTVRPGGGRGRWKRQGG, encoded by the coding sequence ATGAGACGACACGCAACGAACGCCGCGCTGAACTCTGACAGGGACGCGACCCTCGAGGTGGACACCCGGGAGTTTGTGCTCCAGCGTGCCCATCAACAGCTTCGGGACGTGCTGTGGGAGGGTCGCTACGCAGTCAAATCGCACGCGCAGCAGCATGCGCGGGCCGAGGGATTCAGCGAGGTGGACATCGTCCGGGTGCTGGAAACCGGGAAGATCCGCGCGGTGTACCCCCAGGACCGCCGCTGGCTGGTGATGGGTTACTTTACGGTGGGGACACTTGAGTTACCGTTACAGGTTGTGGTGGACTTTGACCCCAAACACTTCTGGATCGATGTCGTGACGGCGTTTATCCCCAAGAATCCGCATAAGATCATGTCGCGTGGCCGTATTGCTCTGATGCTGCGCTTCGATCAGACCGACGTGCAGGCCAAGACCGTCCGGCCCGGAGGCGGCCGGGGCCGCTGGAAGCGGCAGGGCGGGTGA